One Setaria viridis chromosome 7, Setaria_viridis_v4.0, whole genome shotgun sequence genomic region harbors:
- the LOC117863087 gene encoding E3 ubiquitin-protein ligase RDUF1 — protein sequence MGLPFQRGRRPTTEEEDQEARARKRQRWEAWLVVEKRIEAHWCEVEEFMNRPSYGVPASKWAIVRLYMPRWCDLTRGEHRCAICLEDLEPRDRMRMMPCRHSFHQGCIFEWLQINRLCPICQFALPSDEEQRLLDEKAAKP from the coding sequence ATGGGGCTGCCCTTTCAACGAGGACGACGGCCGACGAccgaggaagaagatcaagaggCGAGGGCAAGGAAGCGCCAGCGGTGGGAAGCCTGGCTCGTCGTTGAGAAGCGCATCGAGGCGCACTGGTGCGAGGTCGAGGAATTCATGAACCGCCCGTCCTACGGAGTCCCGGCGTCCAAGTGGGCCATCGTGCGCCTCTACATGCCGAGGTGGTGTGACCTGACCAGGGGGGAGCACCGCTGCGCCATCTGCCTCGAGGACCTGGAGCCACGCGAcaggatgaggatgatgccgtGCCGCCACTCCTTCCACCAGGGCTGTATCTTCGAGTGGCTACAGATCAACCGCCTCTGCCCCATCTGCCAATTCGCGCTGCCGTCAGACGAAGAGCAACGCCTGTTGGACGAGAAAGCAGCCAAACCATGA
- the LOC117863086 gene encoding transcription factor efuD, translated as MPKQSGEGHTAPTAASAVAEAGGGEAFPRPLSTADMDAIGPFARLVRLLGRGFYTDVIIRDGEVTTAACDDNRGLAVVVLDNLTRFAWIKENELAKLLKMKEKNLILLLQFLEEEKLLKRELIKGTQVKINDAIAEKEDGKFNVFTGSYCCLDYSQVLDVTRYRLNHMKQSIKDKLDCAAMIQEYICCICERSYSALDVVHLISNSGNTFRCENCKGELSAQIGDDSARRESRAKYANMLKRLKEQLKPIELQLHILKNLSVPDFRTVEQWTQTNMVEYVADSSSNNICETKVEIPLPNISAKLDDTESDCLAGVKVLPMWIIQKGMCSQEKDQIKDERRVGLKAKRRDGCSGGEFGASSRRT; from the exons ATGCCGAAGCAAAGCGGCGAAGGGCACACGGCGCCGACCGCGGCCTCTGCCGTCGCCGAAGCTGGTGGAGGCGAAGCTTTCCCGCGGCCTCTATCCACCGCCGATATGGACGCGATCGGACCTTTCGCGCG CCTCGTGAGATTGCTGGGGCGGGGCTTCTACACCGATGTGATCATCAGGGATGGGGAGGTGACGACTGCTGCGTGCGACGACAACCGCGGCttggccgtcgtcgtcctcgacaATCTGACGCG ATTTGCATGGATAAAGGAAAATGAACTAGCAAAGTTGTTGAAGATGAAAGAGAAAAATCTGATATTGCTTCTCCAATTTCTGGAAGAAGAGAAGTTACTGAAAAGAGAATTGATAAAG GGAACACAAGTGAAGATCAATGATGCTATAGCAGAGAAGGAAGATGGGAAGTTCAATGTTTTCACAGGGTCCTACTGCTGCTTGGACTACTCACAG GTACTCGACGTTACCAGATATCGGCTGAATCATATGAAGCAATCCATTAAAGACAAATTGGATTGTGCAGCAATGATTCAGGAGTACATTTGTTGTATTTGTGAAAGAAG TTACTCCGCACTTGATGTTGTTCATCTTATAAGCAACAGTGGGAACACTTTCCGCTGTGAAAATTGCAAAGGAGAATTATCTGCACAAATAGGAGATGACAGTGCCAGAAGGGAAAGCCGTGCAAAGTATGCGAATATGCTAAAGAGATTGAAG GAACAATTGAAACCAATAGAATTGCAACTCCATATATTGAAGAACCTGTCTGTCCCAGACTTCAGGACTGTAGAACAATGGACACAGACAAATATGGTCGAATATGTGGCTGATTCATCAAGCAACAACATTTGTGAGACCAAG GTTGAAATTCCTTTACCAAATATTTCTGCAAAACTGGATGACACTGAATCTGACTGTCTTGCGGGAGTGAAAGTCTTGCCCATGTGGATAATTCAGAAGGGAATGTGCTCACAAGAGAAGGATCAGATAAAAGATGAAAGGCGGGTTGGATTGAAAGCCAAGCGCAGGGATGGCTGTTCTGGTGGTGAATTTGGTGCGAGCTCAAGGAGGACTTAA
- the LOC117865447 gene encoding tRNA-uridine aminocarboxypropyltransferase A has translation MDLDHLPSDDGDSAAAAASPGRSICHTGCGRPSRVCLCPYLPRSPLPTSTTVVILHHPHTLRRNPLSTLPLLARSLSNLHLLPGRRLVSSSTPLLPPPSPNPVLLLYPSPGAADLATWCRSTPPSARASPTLLLLDGTWRQAKEMHAASLPFLSSLVVIPVALPVDSGVDGDSMFESELVVRKEPHKGCMSTMEAVARSLRLLEPEGKGEEIEEAMLRVLRAMVAFQTEHLQNRTVKPRVKMRKKKELKREEQC, from the coding sequence ATGGACTTGGACCATCTCCcctccgacgacggcgacagcgccgccgccgccgcttctcccgGCCGCTCCATCTGCCACACCGGCTGCGGCCGTCCGTCGCGCGTATGCCTCTGCCCGTACCTCCCTCGCTCCCCCCtccccacctccaccaccgtcgTAATCCTCCACCACCCCCACACCCTCCGCCGCAACCCACTCTCcaccctccccctcctcgcACGCTCCCTCTccaacctccacctcctccccggccgccgcctcgtctcctCTTCCACACCTCTCcttccgcctccctccccgaaCCCCGTCCTCCTGCTCTACCCCtcacccggcgccgccgacctcgccaCCTGGTGCCGATccacgccgccgtccgcgcgcgCCAgccccaccctcctcctcctcgacggcaCATGGAGGCAGGCCAAGGAGATGCACGCGGCGAGCCTCCCGTTCCTGTCATCGTTGGTCGTGATCCCCGTAGCCCTTCCCGTCGACAGCGGCGTGGACGGGGACAGCATGTTCGAGTCGGAGCTCGTGGTGAGGAAGGAGCCGCACAAGGGATGCATGAGCACTATGGAGGCAGTGGCGAGGTCGCTACGGCTGCTGGAGCCGGAGGGGAAGGGCGAGGAGATTGAAGAGGCAATGCTGCGGGTGCTCCGAGCGATGGTAGCTTTCCAGACAGAGCATTTGCAGAACCGGACGGTGAAGCCGAGagtgaagatgaggaagaagaaggaactcAAGAGGGAGGAACAATGCTAG
- the LOC117864946 gene encoding cyanidin 3-O-rutinoside 5-O-glucosyltransferase, translating to MCFFSFLPLLQLRGGRRLASSCKLGASPLQPSVRRENCREGRCSHFLVVAYGIQGHINPARTLAQRLAQIDGCTATLSVPISGHRRMFPSHENSCDDEVRDGSISCIPFSDGKDDGSWPIESEDRVQRREANFRSLSAIVSNLATSGRPVTCMVCTLSLPVVGEVAREHRLPLAIYWIQPATVLAAYYHYFHGHDKLIVQHGTNPGNEVNLPGLHPLRIRDMPTFFTEKTLDDLSKMVLQALRELFELMDQEKPITVLVNTFDALEDVALKAIQPYMDNVFAVGPAVPPVGAPKHKNASEAQIHLFKHDEKNCMEWLDAQLEKSVVYLSFGSLLSYTKRQAEEILHGLQDHGQPYLWVVRVEGRAEEVDFCLREVKAGKGMVVEWCDQQKVLSHPSIGCFVTHCGWNSTLEAIVSGVPMLAVPSWSDQPMNAYLVDKEWRVGIRAERDETGVLTREELTSCLDLLMGGSDKAMQIRANAKNLKERAHEAVATDGPLETSLRNFIKSIRNLNQWRK from the exons ATGTGCTTCTTCTCGTTCCTTCCTCTGCTACAGTTGAGAGGAG GAAGGAGGTTGGCTTCAAGTTGCAAACTCGGAGCGTCTCCTCTCCAACCTTCGGTGCGACGGGA AAACTGCAGGGAGGGTCGTTGTAGCCACTTCCTCGTGGTGGCCTACGGCATCCAAGGCCACATCAACCCTGCGCGTACTCTCGCCCAACGTCTTGCTCAGATTGATGGCTGCACCGCCACTCTCTCCGTCCCGATCTCTGGGCACCGCCGCATGTTCCCATCCCATGAAAACTCCTGTGATGATGAGGTCAGAGATGGATCCATCTCCTGCATCCCCTTCTCTGATGGCAAAGACGATGGGAGTTGGCCTATAGAGTCCGAAGATAGGGTGCAACGCCGTGAAGCAAACTTCAGAAGCCTCTCAGCTATAGTCAGCAATCTTGCAACCAGTGGCCGGCCAGTCACCTGCATGGTGTGCACCCTTAGCCTGCCAGTAGTTGGTGAGGTAGCTCGTGAGCACAGGCTTCCATTGGCCATCTATTGGATCCAACCTGCAACTGTCCTTGCCGCTTACTACCACTATTTCCACGGGCATGACAAGCTCATCGTTCAACATGGCACCAACCCAGGAAATGAGGTAAATCTTCCAGGCCTACACCCCCTTAGAATCCGTGACATGCCAACATTTTTCACTGAGAAGACGCTGGACGATTTGTCTAAGATGGTCCTCCAAGCATTACGTGAACTGTTCGAGCTAATGGACCAAGAGAAGCCAATAACTGTTCTAGTGAACACATTTGATGCACTAGAAGATGTAGCGCTAAAAGCAATCCAACCATACATGGACAATGTATTTGCCGTAGGGCCAGCAGTTCCTCCTGTTGGTGCACCAAAACACAAAAATGCAAGTGAAGCACAAATCCATCTCTTTAAACATGATGAGAAAAACTGCATGGAGTGGCTCGACGCACAGCTCGAGAAATCTGTTGTCTACCTGTCTTTTGGGAGCTTGCTGTCATATACCAAAAGGCAAGCAGAAGAGATCTTGCATGGCCTGCAGGACCATGGGCAACCATACTTGTGGGTGGTGCGCGTAGAGGGGCGTGCGGAAGAGGTGGATTTTTGTTTGAGGGAGGTGAAGGCAGGCAAGGGGATGGTCGTGGAGTGGTGTGACCAGCAAAAGGTATTGTCTCATCCATCAATAGGTTGTTTTGTCACTCATTGTGGTTGGAACTCAACATTAGAAGCCATAGTGTCTGGTGTACCGATGCTAGCCGTGCCAAGTTGGTCAGACCAGCCGATGAATGCATATTTAGTAGACAAGGAATGGAGGGTGGGTATTAGGGCAGAACGTGATGAAACGGGAGTGCTAACAAGAGAGGAACTTACAAGTTGTTTGGATTTGTTAATGGGTGGCAGTGATAAAGCAATGCAGATAAGGGCAAATGCTAAGAATCTTAAGGAGAGAGCACATGAGGCGGTAGCGACAGATGGTCCGTTGGAGACAAGTCTTCGGAACTTTATCAAGAGCATTCGAAATCTAAACCAATGGAGAAAATGA